The following proteins come from a genomic window of Methanoculleus caldifontis:
- a CDS encoding pyridoxamine 5'-phosphate oxidase family protein codes for MVALSGEIKEVFTRTKVMPMATASKDGVPNVAPMASIQLVGDDTVWIMDNYMVKTLENLQENPVTALYFYDQDTKRCFQVKGSTEIKTSGPDYEKFRDQVRTKGHQYPAKSLIVIKITDIFECTPGKEAGKKVL; via the coding sequence ATGGTTGCGCTTTCAGGCGAAATTAAAGAAGTATTTACCAGAACAAAAGTCATGCCGATGGCAACTGCCTCAAAGGACGGCGTTCCGAACGTGGCGCCGATGGCATCGATCCAGCTCGTCGGCGACGATACCGTCTGGATCATGGACAATTACATGGTAAAGACCCTCGAGAACCTCCAGGAGAACCCTGTCACGGCCCTCTACTTCTACGACCAGGACACAAAGCGCTGCTTCCAGGTGAAGGGTTCGACGGAGATTAAGACGTCCGGGCCCGATTACGAGAAGTTCCGCGACCAGGTGCGAACGAAAGGCCACCAATATCCGGCAAAATCGCTCATCGTCATCAAGATCACCGACATCTTCGAATGCACGCCGGGAAAAGAAGCCGGAAAGAAGGTGCTGTAA
- a CDS encoding argininosuccinate synthase gives MVKGKVVLAFSGGLDTSVCIPLLREHYGFDEVVTVAVDVGQPEEEIARATEKGRLLADNHYTIDAKERFVAECLFPSIKANGSYEGYPMGTALARPLIAEEIVKIAEAEGASKIAHGCTGKGNDQLRFDFIFRSGGYDIIAPMREMNLTREWEICYAQEHNVPVSVAKDKPYSVDENCWSRSIEGGKLEDPAFHPPEDIYAWTVSPKDAPDAMEEIRIEFEQGVPVALNGKRMAGLDLIRELNRIAGRNGVGRNDMVEDRILGLKAREIYEHPAATVLLAAHKDLEHLVLTRSELQFKQIVDDKWSELAYMGLVHEPLFYALNAFIDKTQERVTGTVDVGLYKGSVRVLGRSSDLAIYSDDLVSFDSTTIDQNHAVGFSNYFGIQARLLKNLKK, from the coding sequence ATGGTAAAGGGAAAAGTCGTCCTAGCGTTTTCGGGAGGTCTCGACACCTCCGTCTGTATCCCCCTCCTGCGCGAGCACTACGGGTTTGACGAGGTCGTCACCGTCGCAGTCGACGTGGGCCAGCCCGAGGAGGAGATCGCCCGGGCAACGGAGAAGGGCCGGTTGCTTGCAGACAACCACTACACCATCGATGCGAAAGAGAGGTTCGTGGCGGAATGCCTCTTCCCCTCGATCAAAGCGAACGGTTCGTACGAAGGCTACCCGATGGGTACGGCGCTTGCCCGTCCCCTGATCGCCGAGGAGATCGTAAAGATCGCAGAGGCGGAAGGTGCCTCGAAGATCGCGCACGGGTGCACCGGGAAAGGAAACGACCAGCTCCGGTTCGACTTCATCTTCAGGTCCGGCGGATACGACATCATCGCACCGATGCGGGAGATGAACCTGACCCGCGAGTGGGAGATCTGCTATGCCCAGGAGCACAACGTCCCCGTGAGCGTGGCCAAAGACAAGCCCTACAGCGTCGACGAGAACTGCTGGAGCCGGAGCATCGAGGGCGGCAAACTCGAAGACCCCGCCTTCCACCCGCCCGAGGATATCTACGCCTGGACGGTCTCGCCGAAGGACGCCCCTGATGCGATGGAAGAGATCCGGATCGAGTTCGAGCAGGGCGTCCCCGTCGCCCTCAACGGGAAGAGAATGGCGGGCCTTGACCTGATCCGGGAGCTGAACAGGATCGCAGGACGAAACGGTGTCGGCCGCAACGACATGGTCGAGGACCGGATCCTCGGCCTGAAGGCCCGTGAGATCTACGAGCACCCGGCCGCGACCGTCCTGCTTGCGGCGCACAAGGACCTCGAACACCTCGTCCTGACACGTTCGGAACTCCAGTTCAAGCAGATCGTCGACGATAAGTGGTCCGAGCTCGCCTACATGGGACTCGTGCACGAACCGCTCTTCTACGCGCTGAATGCGTTCATCGACAAGACGCAGGAGCGGGTCACCGGGACCGTGGACGTGGGCCTCTACAAGGGCAGCGTCAGGGTGCTCGGCCGGAGCTCGGATCTTGCTATCTACTCCGACGACCTCGTCTCCTTCGACTCGACGACGATCGACCAGAACCACGCCGTCGGGTTCTCGAACTACTTCGGGATACAGGCGCGCCTGCTCAAGAATCTCAAAAAGTGA
- a CDS encoding glycine betaine ABC transporter substrate-binding protein, translated as MVQKTGSMLALTGVVLVLCLFSAGCTGTQATEPRKEISIGYVTWDCAIASTNVMKQVFEEKGYDVRLVAVDAGPLFQALARGDVDFTTTGWLPHTHEHYWEQYGDRIDYVNENIPGAARIGLVVPTYVTIDSIEELDGVKDRFGGRIVGIEPGAGIMTRTEQAIEEYGLDYNLVASSSAGMAAELRTSINDEKWIVVTGWSPHWKFGRYDLKFLDDPKGVYGGAEDVVTLARQGLATDDPEAYGILSRFEWTGEDIASVMTDIEGGMPEEEAAKKWVAANPDKVNTWLGEA; from the coding sequence ATGGTTCAAAAGACCGGAAGCATGCTCGCACTGACGGGTGTCGTCCTGGTGCTCTGCCTCTTCTCCGCCGGTTGCACCGGCACACAGGCGACCGAGCCCAGAAAGGAGATCAGCATCGGCTACGTCACCTGGGACTGTGCGATTGCCAGTACCAACGTAATGAAACAGGTCTTTGAAGAGAAAGGCTACGATGTCCGTCTGGTCGCGGTCGACGCAGGCCCCCTCTTCCAGGCGCTTGCCCGCGGAGACGTCGACTTCACGACGACCGGGTGGCTCCCGCACACCCATGAGCACTACTGGGAGCAGTACGGCGACCGGATCGATTACGTCAACGAGAACATCCCCGGGGCCGCCCGTATCGGGCTTGTCGTCCCGACCTACGTGACGATCGACTCGATCGAAGAGTTGGACGGTGTCAAAGATCGGTTCGGCGGCAGGATCGTCGGTATCGAGCCCGGCGCGGGCATCATGACCCGGACCGAGCAGGCCATCGAAGAGTATGGTCTCGACTACAACCTGGTCGCGAGCAGCAGCGCCGGCATGGCCGCCGAACTGCGCACTTCTATCAACGATGAGAAGTGGATCGTGGTGACGGGCTGGTCGCCGCACTGGAAGTTCGGACGGTACGACCTCAAGTTCCTCGACGATCCGAAGGGCGTCTACGGCGGGGCCGAGGATGTCGTGACTCTCGCACGGCAGGGCCTCGCGACCGACGATCCGGAAGCCTACGGCATTCTGAGCCGGTTCGAATGGACGGGCGAGGATATCGCCTCGGTCATGACCGATATCGAGGGCGGCATGCCTGAAGAAGAGGCCGCGAAGAAATGGGTCGCTGCCAACCCCGACAAGGTCAACACCTGGCTTGGGGAAGCATAA
- a CDS encoding carbonic anhydrase has translation MIDKILEGNKRFREEDFAKDPEHYGPLASSQKPKVLWIGCSDSRVDPERITGSKAGEIFVQRNIGNIVPVHDWNFATVLEYAVNHLKVGDIVICGHSDCGAIKGLDRESDDAYIPLWLNNAKEAKRRVECRIPVPQNSEEEKIRRRLIEVENVGLQLEHLRTYPPVRAAEKEGWVRLHGLYFDLATGELKKVF, from the coding sequence ATGATCGATAAGATTCTTGAGGGTAACAAGCGCTTCCGGGAGGAAGACTTTGCAAAAGATCCTGAGCATTACGGCCCGCTCGCATCAAGCCAGAAGCCGAAAGTCCTCTGGATCGGGTGTTCAGACTCACGGGTAGATCCCGAACGCATTACCGGCTCTAAGGCCGGTGAGATCTTCGTGCAGCGAAACATCGGCAACATCGTCCCGGTTCACGACTGGAACTTCGCGACCGTGCTCGAGTATGCTGTCAATCATCTCAAAGTCGGGGATATCGTCATCTGCGGGCACTCGGACTGCGGCGCCATAAAGGGGCTCGACCGCGAGAGCGACGACGCATACATTCCGCTCTGGCTCAACAACGCCAAGGAGGCGAAACGTCGCGTTGAGTGCCGGATACCGGTGCCGCAAAACTCCGAGGAAGAGAAGATCCGGCGGAGGCTCATCGAGGTCGAGAACGTCGGCCTGCAGCTCGAGCACCTCCGCACCTACCCGCCGGTCAGGGCTGCGGAAAAAGAGGGATGGGTCCGGCTTCACGGCCTGTACTTCGACCTTGCGACCGGAGAACTGAAGAAAGTGTTCTAA
- a CDS encoding flavodoxin family protein has translation MTESATENTRSIETPEGTFTIRLVSENLGGIYPGMIRYTVEVLRDTETVYTYAINSYEVPPGSLFDTREVAEIVFSRLTHDVASRPHTYTRPRLFTRPLPGGSTTAVVILQGSPRRFGNSAKIASWCDDEAARAGISSRVFYLQEMDIKTCIGCYTCYDYGYCPIDDDMPGIIRALEAASIIVVCTPVYTGTVPAGLKAVIDRCQWLHAREKVLGREVHAKGLLVAVAGRRGDEPFVCVTRVVGMFMENLGIRPAEPVLIGDLDRVRDVGSIEGLEDSVRTALRAQIEGREES, from the coding sequence ATGACCGAAAGCGCGACAGAAAACACCCGGTCGATCGAGACGCCCGAAGGGACGTTTACTATCAGGCTCGTCTCCGAGAACTTAGGAGGCATCTACCCGGGCATGATACGGTACACCGTCGAGGTCCTCCGCGACACGGAGACGGTCTACACCTATGCTATCAATTCCTACGAGGTGCCGCCGGGCTCCCTCTTCGATACCCGTGAGGTGGCGGAGATCGTCTTCTCCCGGCTCACGCACGACGTAGCGTCCCGTCCCCACACCTACACGCGTCCCCGTCTTTTCACCCGCCCGCTGCCGGGCGGCAGCACCACCGCCGTCGTCATCCTGCAGGGGAGCCCGCGCCGGTTCGGGAACTCCGCGAAGATTGCATCGTGGTGCGACGACGAGGCTGCCCGGGCCGGCATCTCTTCACGGGTCTTCTACCTGCAGGAGATGGATATCAAAACGTGTATCGGCTGCTATACCTGCTACGACTACGGCTACTGCCCGATAGACGACGATATGCCCGGGATCATCCGGGCTCTCGAGGCCGCCTCGATCATTGTCGTCTGCACCCCCGTCTACACCGGCACCGTCCCGGCAGGCCTGAAAGCAGTGATAGACCGCTGCCAGTGGCTCCATGCCCGGGAGAAGGTGCTGGGGAGGGAGGTGCACGCGAAGGGACTGCTCGTCGCGGTCGCCGGACGGCGGGGGGACGAGCCGTTCGTCTGCGTAACCCGCGTGGTCGGGATGTTCATGGAGAATCTCGGCATCCGCCCGGCCGAACCGGTACTGATCGGCGACCTCGACCGGGTGCGGGACGTCGGGAGCATTGAAGGGCTTGAGGACAGCGTCCGGACGGCGTTGCGCGCCCAGATTGAGGGGCGGGAAGAAAGCTAA
- the carA gene encoding glutamine-hydrolyzing carbamoyl-phosphate synthase small subunit yields MKAVLGLEDGTFVIGNGFGVEGICSGELVFTTQMTGYMEALTDPSYAGQLLMFTYPLIGNYGVDHQNFESPKVHARGCVVREVSGTPTTQPSVAKFFEENGLSGISGVDTRSLTIKTRTVGTLRASLIVGSDDGEEAVRRARAVPPISDVDLIGSVSCREPYRISGPGKRIAVIDLGVKRHILSSLSHRGADLHVFPHTATPDDVMAAEPDALFITNGPGDPRRATSAIRCVRDLAGELPVIGICMGIQVAALALGAETYKMKFGHRGTNQPVRYKDGSIYITTQNHGFAVDEETLPEGCTVSYRNVNDGTVEGFENSDLNITCVQFHPEAHGGPRDTEMHFFDRIYGGI; encoded by the coding sequence ATGAAGGCGGTTCTGGGTCTTGAAGACGGAACATTTGTTATAGGGAATGGTTTTGGCGTTGAGGGGATATGTTCCGGTGAACTCGTCTTCACGACGCAGATGACCGGTTACATGGAGGCATTGACTGACCCCAGTTATGCCGGACAACTTTTGATGTTTACCTATCCCCTCATCGGGAACTACGGTGTCGATCACCAGAATTTTGAGAGCCCGAAGGTTCACGCGCGGGGCTGTGTCGTGCGTGAGGTCTCCGGCACGCCCACAACGCAACCCTCGGTTGCAAAGTTTTTTGAAGAGAACGGCCTCTCCGGCATATCCGGCGTCGATACCCGCAGCCTGACGATAAAGACCCGGACAGTCGGCACGCTCCGGGCTTCGCTCATCGTCGGGAGCGACGACGGGGAGGAAGCGGTTCGGCGCGCCCGGGCAGTTCCCCCGATCAGCGACGTCGACCTCATCGGGAGCGTCTCCTGCCGGGAGCCCTACCGGATCAGCGGCCCCGGCAAGCGGATCGCCGTCATCGATCTCGGCGTGAAAAGGCACATCCTCTCTAGCCTCAGCCACCGCGGCGCCGATCTCCACGTCTTCCCGCACACCGCCACGCCGGACGACGTGATGGCGGCGGAGCCCGACGCGCTCTTCATCACCAACGGCCCAGGCGACCCCCGGCGGGCGACAAGCGCCATCCGGTGCGTCCGGGACCTGGCCGGAGAGTTGCCGGTCATCGGCATCTGCATGGGCATCCAGGTGGCCGCACTCGCGCTCGGTGCCGAGACCTACAAGATGAAGTTCGGTCACCGGGGGACGAACCAGCCGGTCCGCTACAAGGACGGGAGCATCTACATCACGACGCAGAACCACGGTTTTGCGGTGGACGAGGAGACCCTGCCGGAGGGATGCACCGTCTCCTACCGGAACGTGAACGACGGCACGGTCGAGGGATTCGAGAACAGCGATCTCAACATCACCTGCGTCCAGTTCCACCCGGAGGCGCACGGCGGGCCCCGGGATACGGAGATGCACTTCTTTGATCGAATCTATGGGGGGATCTAA
- a CDS encoding ABC transporter permease, producing the protein MQPPKLPVGEAAEALVDWIDTYFGWLLDWVSEGLGFLVGGFEDLLLLMPAPVLILLAGVLVWLVTRRDLRLAGLTVLGLLLIWNLNLWSLAMLTLALVIVSTVLALVISLPLGIAAAGSEPLNAVLRPVLDFMQTMPSFVYLIPAVIFFGLGSVPGIIATVVFAMPPALRLTNLGIRQVPRELIEVADAFGSTPRQKLLKVQLPVALPTIMAGVNQCIMLALSMTVIASMIGAGGLGYRVLVGIQRVDIGMGFEAGLAIVILAIILDRITQNLVPRYEGR; encoded by the coding sequence ATGCAACCGCCTAAACTTCCCGTGGGTGAGGCCGCCGAGGCGCTGGTCGACTGGATCGATACCTACTTCGGCTGGCTGCTCGATTGGGTCAGCGAAGGGCTGGGGTTCCTCGTGGGCGGGTTTGAGGATCTCCTTCTCCTCATGCCCGCGCCCGTCCTGATCCTCCTCGCGGGCGTCCTGGTCTGGCTCGTCACCCGGCGCGACCTACGGCTCGCAGGGCTCACCGTCCTCGGCCTGCTCCTCATCTGGAACCTCAACCTCTGGAGCCTCGCCATGCTCACCCTGGCGCTCGTCATCGTCTCGACGGTCCTCGCGCTCGTGATATCGCTCCCGCTCGGGATCGCGGCTGCAGGGAGCGAGCCGCTAAACGCAGTTCTCAGGCCGGTCCTTGACTTCATGCAGACGATGCCCTCGTTCGTCTACCTCATCCCGGCGGTGATCTTCTTCGGCCTGGGGAGCGTGCCGGGCATCATCGCGACGGTCGTCTTTGCGATGCCCCCGGCGCTGCGCCTCACGAACCTCGGCATCCGGCAGGTACCCCGCGAGTTGATTGAGGTTGCGGACGCCTTCGGCTCCACGCCCCGCCAGAAACTCCTCAAAGTACAGCTCCCGGTCGCCCTCCCCACCATCATGGCAGGGGTGAACCAGTGCATCATGCTCGCCCTCTCGATGACCGTCATCGCATCGATGATCGGGGCGGGGGGGCTCGGGTACCGGGTGCTTGTGGGTATCCAGCGGGTGGATATCGGGATGGGGTTTGAGGCGGGGCTTGCCATCGTGATCCTCGCGATCATCCTGGACCGGATCACCCAGAACCTTGTGCCGCGGTATGAGGGCCGGTGA
- a CDS encoding quaternary amine ABC transporter ATP-binding protein, translating to MSPIDDTTPIRPIVSLKGLTKVFGSETEKVLELHRSGRSREEIYEETGATLALSNISLDIMPGEVFVLMGLSGSGKSTLLRCVNRLIEPTEGEIRIDGEDIVAMSRDELRGTRRRRLGMIFQNFALLPHRTVLENVAFGLEIQGVTGDERSRKAEEMLQLVGLGGYGASMPAELSGGMKQRVGLARALTSDPDILLMDEAFSALDPLIRREMQDELLDLQQRLAKTIIFVTHDLDEALKLGDRIALMKSGAIVQVGTPEEILTNPENAYVEKFVADVDLTRVLSASDVMRRPEPVAQCTAGPRVALHLMEEHDITRIFVVTRQRLLRGLVTLDDAAGAVRTGRQMGDILIADVPVVAPDASLADIISLIVESPYPVAVADETGRLRGVISRGAILAALARKEEVNHATA from the coding sequence ATGTCACCAATAGACGATACAACCCCGATCCGACCGATCGTCAGTCTGAAGGGTCTGACGAAGGTCTTCGGATCGGAGACCGAGAAGGTGCTCGAACTCCATCGGTCCGGCCGGTCCAGAGAGGAGATCTACGAGGAGACCGGTGCGACGCTGGCGCTCAGCAACATATCCCTCGATATCATGCCCGGAGAGGTATTCGTCCTGATGGGGCTCTCCGGGAGCGGCAAATCGACGCTTTTACGGTGTGTCAACCGGCTCATCGAACCCACGGAGGGCGAGATACGGATCGACGGCGAAGATATCGTCGCGATGAGCCGGGATGAGTTGCGGGGGACCCGGCGGCGCAGGCTGGGCATGATATTCCAGAACTTCGCGCTCCTCCCTCACCGGACGGTCCTCGAGAACGTCGCCTTCGGGCTTGAGATTCAGGGCGTTACGGGAGACGAGCGCTCCCGGAAAGCCGAAGAGATGCTCCAGCTGGTAGGGCTCGGCGGCTATGGGGCGAGCATGCCCGCCGAGCTCTCCGGCGGCATGAAGCAGCGGGTCGGGCTTGCCCGGGCGCTCACGAGCGACCCGGATATCCTCCTGATGGACGAAGCCTTCAGCGCCCTCGATCCCCTGATCCGCAGGGAGATGCAGGACGAACTGCTTGACCTCCAGCAGCGGCTGGCAAAGACGATCATCTTCGTCACCCATGACCTCGACGAGGCCCTGAAACTCGGCGACCGCATCGCCCTGATGAAGAGCGGCGCCATCGTGCAGGTCGGCACGCCTGAGGAGATCCTGACGAACCCCGAGAACGCCTACGTCGAGAAGTTCGTCGCCGACGTTGACTTAACAAGGGTGCTCTCGGCAAGCGACGTGATGCGCCGCCCCGAACCGGTCGCCCAATGCACCGCGGGGCCGAGAGTGGCCCTGCACCTCATGGAGGAGCACGATATCACGCGGATATTCGTCGTCACCCGCCAGCGCCTGCTCCGGGGGCTGGTGACACTCGACGACGCGGCCGGAGCCGTCAGGACAGGAAGACAGATGGGGGATATCCTCATCGCCGATGTCCCCGTCGTGGCCCCCGACGCATCGCTGGCGGACATCATCTCGCTGATCGTCGAGAGCCCCTATCCCGTGGCGGTGGCGGACGAGACCGGCAGGCTCAGGGGCGTCATATCGCGCGGTGCCATCCTCGCCGCCCTGGCGCGGAAAGAGGAGGTGAACCATGCAACCGCCTAA
- the carB gene encoding carbamoyl-phosphate synthase large subunit, with protein sequence MPKKSYIKKVLIIGSGPIQIGQAAEFDFSGSQACRALREEGVEVVLVNSNPATIQTDPDTADVIYIEPLKAEIIAKIIQKEKPDGILSGMGGQTGLNMTAELAEMGALEGVEILGTPLEAIYRGEDREQFRDLMNAIGEPVPRSMILENMNQIDEAIRQVGLPAIIRPAYTLGGSGGGVAHTAEEMRRILEIGLARSRIHQVLVEESVAGWKEIEFEVMRDAADTCIIVCGMENVDPMGIHTGESVVVAPILTLRDDEFQTLRTAAIRIIRALDVQGGCNVQFAYKDGDYRIIEVNPRVSRSSALASKATGYPIARVAAKIAIGLRLDEITNTVTGVTPASFEPAVDYVVVKVPRWPFDKFKSADRTLTTAMKSTGEVMAIGRTVEEAFKKALRSLDNDMQRHTSPSEIRMILTAPTDERFGCLFDAFREGFTVEEVAGLTAITPFFLEKIKNVVDLERKLQTACGPEDIKAAKRCGFSDEDLLALTGKTTDEIEALAGRPTYKMVDTCAAEFPATTPYFYSTWEEGCELTRNDAKKVLILGSGPIRIGQGIEFDYCTVHAVMALREEEGVEVHIVNNNPETVSTDADTSDRLFFEPMQLEDVMNILKKDGYYGVMVQFGGQNSVNLAVPLEAEIKRVGLATKILGTSPDAMDVAEDRDRFSQLLTRLGIPSPANSSAYSEDEARKMARAIGYPVLVRPSYVLGGRAMELVHDDAELESYIKEAVRVSKKHPVLIDSFLQGAVEIDVDAVCDGTDVLIGGIMEHIEWAGVHSGDSACVIPPQSLSPSVVARVRDYTKKIALGLGVVGLINIQYAVQNDVVYVLEANPRASRTVPFVAKATGIALAKIAAKVMVGKKLADMDIAEPEIEHVAVKEVLLPFNKLPGVDTVLGPEMKSTGEVMGIDYDFGRAYYKASTAADNTLPTTGNVFISVTDEQKEEILPIARKLRELGLSLYGTSGTVDFLTQNGIEANLVRKVQEGSPNVIDIMRSGGIRLIINTPADKASRQDHIQIMRAAVDYGIPYITTLQAARAAAMAIDAIKREEITLEPLGHYHGLV encoded by the coding sequence ATGCCGAAGAAATCTTACATCAAGAAAGTCCTTATCATCGGCTCCGGGCCCATCCAGATCGGACAGGCGGCCGAGTTCGACTTCTCAGGGTCGCAGGCCTGCCGGGCGCTCCGTGAGGAGGGTGTCGAGGTCGTCCTCGTCAACTCGAACCCGGCGACGATCCAGACCGACCCCGACACGGCCGATGTCATCTATATCGAGCCTCTGAAGGCCGAGATCATAGCAAAGATCATCCAGAAGGAGAAGCCGGACGGGATCCTGAGCGGCATGGGCGGCCAGACCGGCCTGAACATGACCGCGGAACTCGCGGAGATGGGCGCGCTCGAGGGCGTCGAGATCCTCGGGACCCCGCTCGAGGCGATCTATCGCGGCGAGGATCGCGAACAGTTCCGCGACCTGATGAACGCCATCGGCGAACCCGTTCCCCGGAGCATGATCCTCGAGAACATGAACCAGATCGACGAGGCGATCCGGCAGGTCGGCCTCCCGGCGATCATCAGGCCGGCGTACACCCTCGGCGGTTCGGGCGGCGGCGTGGCGCACACGGCTGAGGAGATGCGGCGGATCCTTGAGATCGGTCTTGCCCGCTCCCGTATCCACCAGGTCCTCGTAGAGGAGAGCGTCGCCGGGTGGAAGGAGATCGAGTTCGAGGTGATGCGGGATGCGGCCGATACCTGCATCATCGTCTGCGGCATGGAGAACGTGGACCCGATGGGCATCCACACCGGCGAGAGCGTCGTCGTCGCACCCATCCTCACCCTGCGGGACGACGAGTTCCAGACGCTCCGGACGGCTGCAATCAGGATCATCCGGGCGCTCGACGTCCAGGGCGGGTGCAACGTCCAGTTCGCCTACAAGGACGGCGACTACCGGATCATCGAGGTGAACCCCCGGGTATCCCGGTCCTCGGCACTCGCGTCCAAGGCGACCGGCTACCCGATCGCGCGGGTCGCGGCAAAGATCGCGATCGGCCTTCGGCTCGACGAGATCACGAACACCGTGACCGGTGTCACTCCGGCGTCGTTCGAACCTGCCGTCGATTACGTGGTGGTGAAGGTGCCGCGGTGGCCGTTTGACAAGTTCAAGTCCGCAGACCGGACGCTCACCACGGCGATGAAGAGCACGGGTGAAGTGATGGCCATCGGGCGGACGGTCGAGGAGGCGTTCAAGAAGGCGCTCCGGTCGCTCGACAACGATATGCAGCGGCACACGAGCCCGAGCGAGATCCGGATGATCCTCACCGCTCCGACGGACGAGCGGTTCGGATGTCTCTTTGACGCCTTCAGGGAGGGGTTCACGGTCGAGGAGGTTGCCGGTCTCACGGCGATCACGCCCTTCTTCCTTGAGAAGATCAAGAACGTCGTCGACCTGGAACGGAAGCTCCAGACCGCCTGCGGGCCTGAGGACATCAAGGCCGCCAAGCGGTGCGGGTTCTCAGACGAGGATCTGCTGGCGCTGACGGGGAAGACGACCGACGAGATCGAGGCCCTTGCAGGGAGGCCGACCTACAAGATGGTGGACACCTGCGCCGCGGAGTTCCCGGCAACCACGCCGTACTTCTACTCCACCTGGGAAGAGGGATGCGAGCTCACCCGGAACGATGCGAAGAAAGTCCTGATCCTCGGTTCGGGGCCGATCCGGATCGGGCAGGGGATCGAGTTCGATTACTGCACCGTCCACGCGGTGATGGCGCTCCGCGAGGAAGAGGGGGTCGAAGTCCACATCGTCAACAACAACCCCGAAACGGTCTCGACCGACGCCGATACATCCGACCGGCTCTTCTTTGAGCCGATGCAGCTTGAGGACGTCATGAACATCCTCAAGAAGGACGGCTACTACGGCGTCATGGTCCAGTTCGGCGGGCAGAACTCGGTGAACCTGGCCGTGCCGCTGGAGGCGGAGATCAAACGCGTCGGTCTTGCGACGAAGATCCTCGGCACGTCGCCCGACGCCATGGACGTGGCGGAAGACCGCGACCGGTTCAGCCAGCTCCTCACCCGGCTCGGGATCCCGAGCCCGGCAAACTCCTCCGCATACTCAGAGGACGAGGCTAGGAAGATGGCCCGGGCGATCGGCTACCCGGTGCTGGTCCGGCCGTCCTACGTCCTCGGCGGGCGGGCGATGGAACTCGTCCACGACGACGCCGAGCTCGAGAGTTACATCAAGGAGGCCGTCCGGGTGAGCAAGAAGCACCCGGTGCTGATCGACTCCTTCCTCCAGGGCGCCGTCGAGATCGACGTCGACGCGGTCTGCGACGGAACGGACGTCCTGATCGGCGGGATCATGGAGCATATCGAGTGGGCCGGCGTCCACTCCGGCGACTCGGCCTGCGTCATCCCGCCGCAGTCCCTCTCGCCCTCGGTTGTCGCGCGGGTGCGCGACTACACGAAGAAGATCGCCCTCGGTCTCGGGGTCGTCGGGCTGATCAACATCCAGTACGCCGTCCAGAACGACGTCGTCTACGTGCTCGAAGCGAACCCGCGTGCGAGCCGGACCGTGCCGTTCGTCGCGAAGGCGACCGGGATCGCGCTCGCGAAGATCGCGGCGAAGGTGATGGTCGGCAAGAAACTCGCCGATATGGATATCGCCGAGCCCGAGATCGAGCATGTCGCGGTGAAGGAAGTGCTCCTCCCCTTCAACAAGCTCCCCGGCGTCGACACCGTCCTCGGACCCGAGATGAAGAGCACCGGCGAAGTGATGGGGATCGACTACGACTTCGGCCGTGCCTACTACAAGGCGAGCACCGCCGCGGACAACACCCTGCCGACGACGGGGAACGTCTTCATCTCGGTGACGGACGAGCAGAAGGAGGAGATCCTCCCGATTGCACGAAAACTCCGGGAACTCGGCCTCTCCCTCTACGGCACGAGCGGGACGGTCGACTTCCTCACCCAGAACGGCATCGAGGCGAACCTCGTGCGGAAGGTCCAGGAAGGCTCCCCGAACGTCATCGATATCATGCGCTCCGGGGGAATCCGGCTGATCATCAACACCCCGGCGGACAAGGCATCCCGGCAGGACCATATCCAGATCATGCGGGCCGCCGTCGACTACGGCATCCCCTACATCACCACGCTCCAGGCGGCGCGGGCAGCGGCGATGGCGATCGACGCCATCAAGCGCGAGGAGATCACCCTCGAGCCGCTCGGCCACTACCACGGGCTGGTGTGA